A window of Pusillimonas sp. T7-7 contains these coding sequences:
- a CDS encoding phenylacetate--CoA ligase family protein: MALKELILKYAPVAIQDAGISVYNTHLYRQRHQGKYASYQRYYREFQQAGADEIAREAARRQTLFLQWATEKSPWYAPHRGKPLHEFPILEKEQLLANMDQIRTIEERDGIISLTGGTTGASMKVIYHPEDLQERFALKDAFRARYGYTLGRKVAWFSGKSFVRPGDLKSGRIYRDDHINKIRFFSTMHISPQNFDAYWRALQAFQPDYIVGFPSSVLDLCTMAQDRGLRYDGKVTTFFPTAETVLPTHRTIIPAVLGCQVVDQYAASEGAPFILQCPEGSLHIHPLTGIFEVVDEAMQPAREGEILVTSFTTRGTPLIRYRIGDRISLAPEDYRCPCGSCFPVVKQIDGRSSDFIWSPENGKVNLGNISNCTKDVEGITCFQIVQDEADAVDITVMANDRFTQDQRDHFLHAMGLRLGPSMHMNLKVVEQIPREASGKFRIVKNRLPTEAMRSGAQG; encoded by the coding sequence ATGGCACTGAAAGAATTAATACTGAAGTACGCGCCCGTTGCCATACAAGACGCCGGCATCAGCGTCTACAACACGCATTTGTACCGGCAGCGGCACCAAGGCAAGTATGCATCGTATCAACGCTACTACCGTGAATTCCAGCAGGCCGGCGCCGACGAGATCGCCCGCGAGGCGGCCCGGCGGCAAACCTTGTTCCTGCAATGGGCCACTGAAAAATCGCCCTGGTATGCCCCCCATCGCGGCAAGCCGCTGCACGAATTCCCCATATTGGAAAAAGAGCAGTTGCTGGCCAATATGGACCAGATTCGCACCATAGAAGAACGCGACGGCATCATCAGCCTGACCGGCGGCACCACCGGTGCGTCGATGAAGGTGATTTACCACCCCGAAGACCTGCAGGAACGCTTCGCCCTGAAAGACGCATTCCGCGCCCGCTACGGCTACACGCTGGGCCGCAAGGTGGCCTGGTTCAGCGGCAAAAGCTTTGTGCGGCCCGGCGACTTGAAATCCGGGCGCATCTATCGCGACGACCACATCAACAAGATCCGTTTTTTTTCCACCATGCATATCAGCCCGCAAAACTTCGACGCCTATTGGCGGGCCTTGCAGGCTTTTCAGCCGGACTACATCGTGGGCTTTCCCTCGAGCGTGCTGGACCTGTGCACCATGGCGCAAGATCGCGGTCTACGCTACGACGGCAAGGTCACCACCTTCTTCCCCACCGCCGAAACCGTCCTGCCCACGCATCGCACGATCATTCCCGCCGTACTGGGCTGCCAGGTGGTGGACCAGTACGCGGCATCGGAAGGCGCCCCCTTTATTCTGCAATGCCCGGAAGGGTCTTTGCACATACACCCCCTGACCGGCATTTTTGAAGTGGTCGACGAAGCCATGCAGCCCGCCCGCGAAGGCGAGATCCTGGTGACCTCGTTCACCACGCGCGGCACCCCCTTGATCCGCTATCGCATCGGCGACCGCATCAGCCTGGCGCCGGAAGACTACCGCTGCCCTTGCGGCTCGTGCTTTCCGGTGGTCAAGCAAATAGACGGCCGCAGCTCCGACTTTATCTGGTCCCCTGAAAACGGCAAGGTCAACCTGGGCAATATCAGTAACTGCACCAAAGACGTCGAGGGCATTACCTGCTTCCAGATCGTCCAGGATGAAGCCGACGCCGTGGACATTACCGTCATGGCCAATGATCGCTTCACACAAGACCAGCGCGACCACTTCCTGCACGCCATGGGCTTGCGGCTAGGCCCGTCCATGCACATGAACCTGAAGGTGGTCGAACAGATCCCGCGCGAGGCCAGCGGCAAGTTTCGCATCGTCAAGAACCGGCTGCCGACCGAGGCCATGCGCAGCGGGGCACAAGGCTAG
- a CDS encoding glycosyltransferase: MTTPIHITHVIVGLDVGGAERFLLRLIESHHNDPRYRHRVISLTGKGTLGPRLEEQGIAVTSLGMKSIKDTPRTYARLKRELKAHRPDVLQCWMYYADLLGGLAARRLGIKHVLWGIRNSHFESGGTRLKRAVRKICAIASHHLPWRIVCVAESALEVHALAGYDRARMEVIHNGYDLNAFCYSDIGRHTLRRELNIPSDSLVIGSVGRYSAAKDHHTFVQAADAAMKQRRGLSFMLVGRDLNQGNQELARQIAATHMPERFLLLDQRSDVNNCLSAMDVFCLHSRTEGFPNALGEAMCAARPCITTDVGDARLLLGQAGLVVPPGDVQALTQAMIQMADLDARQRQDMGEQARQRIADHYTLAHAIDQFEFIYQTATTLSY; encoded by the coding sequence ATGACGACGCCCATACACATCACCCATGTCATCGTCGGCCTGGACGTGGGCGGAGCCGAACGCTTTTTGTTGCGTCTGATCGAATCGCATCACAACGACCCCCGCTACCGGCACCGTGTAATCTCGTTGACCGGCAAAGGCACGCTGGGCCCGCGCCTGGAAGAACAAGGCATAGCCGTCACTTCGCTGGGCATGAAGTCGATCAAGGACACGCCGCGCACCTATGCGCGATTGAAGCGCGAACTGAAGGCCCACCGACCCGACGTACTACAGTGCTGGATGTATTACGCCGACCTGCTGGGCGGCCTGGCCGCTCGCCGACTGGGTATCAAACACGTGCTATGGGGCATACGCAATTCGCACTTTGAGTCCGGCGGCACCCGCCTTAAACGAGCGGTGCGCAAAATCTGCGCCATCGCCTCACACCACCTGCCCTGGCGCATCGTCTGCGTGGCCGAATCCGCGCTCGAGGTCCATGCCCTGGCCGGCTACGATCGCGCTCGCATGGAAGTCATCCATAACGGCTACGACCTGAACGCCTTTTGCTATTCAGATATCGGCCGCCACACCTTGCGGCGCGAACTGAACATCCCCTCTGACAGCCTGGTCATCGGCTCGGTGGGCCGCTACAGCGCAGCCAAAGACCATCACACCTTTGTGCAAGCGGCCGACGCCGCCATGAAGCAGCGCCGCGGCCTGAGTTTCATGCTGGTGGGGCGCGACCTGAACCAGGGCAACCAGGAGCTGGCCAGGCAGATCGCCGCCACCCACATGCCGGAACGCTTCTTGCTGCTGGATCAGCGCAGCGACGTCAACAACTGCCTGAGCGCCATGGACGTTTTCTGCCTGCACTCGCGCACCGAGGGCTTTCCCAACGCCTTGGGCGAAGCCATGTGCGCGGCAAGGCCCTGCATCACCACCGACGTCGGCGACGCCCGCCTGCTGCTGGGCCAGGCCGGCCTGGTCGTGCCCCCGGGCGACGTTCAGGCCTTGACGCAAGCCATGATCCAGATGGCCGACCTGGATGCCCGACAAAGACAAGACATGGGCGAGCAAGCACGACAGCGCATCGCCGACCATTACACGCTGGCCCACGCAATCGACCAGTTCGAATTCATTTACCAAACAGCCACAACGCTGTCTTACTGA
- the asnB gene encoding asparagine synthase (glutamine-hydrolyzing) produces the protein MCGLTGFHTLNANTPLHSTAGQMADALTHRGPDDAGVWVDETSGLALAHRRLSILELSAAGHQPMLSPDQRLVLVFNGEIYNHLALRQQLAAQGQAPDWRGHSDTETLLACVNAWGVQKTLEASTGMFALALWDRQTRQLVLARDRMGEKPLYWGWQNDVLLFGSELKALRQHPAFRANIDRQALVSFMRHGYISAPHSIYQDVHKLPAGHSLTLDLADPIKARTAQPMPYWSMAQTVAAGLQNPFEGTREEAVDALEQQLSASVRSQMLSDVPLGAFLSGGIDSSAIVALMQTHSSRPVRTFTIGFDDERYNEAPHAAAIARHLGTEHTEMMVQPGDALALIPALPHTYDEPFADSSQIPTMLVSKMTRAHVTVALSGDGGDELFGGYNTFRFAPGLWRRIQRLPKPLRTMAAPLLGRHAPNDKLHKLSTLLASNDQRDFYRQLSSHWSDPGLLVRNASEASTPLTTPGALPHTDSFEHEMMAASTVMYMPDDILVKVDRAAMAYSLEVRVPMLDHRVVELAWRMPLDWKIQAGEGKWPLRQLLYRHVPQSMMDRPKKGFSLPLADWLRGPLREWAQALLDPARLTREGYLNAAPIQQAWRQHLSGRRDHSQRLWCVLTFQAWLQDQQA, from the coding sequence ATGTGTGGCTTGACCGGCTTTCATACACTGAACGCCAACACACCTCTGCACAGCACGGCCGGCCAAATGGCTGACGCTCTGACGCATCGCGGCCCGGATGACGCGGGTGTCTGGGTCGATGAAACCAGCGGCCTGGCGCTGGCCCACCGCCGGCTCTCAATACTGGAGCTGTCCGCAGCCGGGCATCAGCCCATGCTGTCGCCCGACCAGCGCCTGGTGCTTGTCTTCAATGGCGAAATCTACAACCATCTGGCCCTGCGCCAGCAACTCGCTGCGCAGGGCCAGGCGCCCGACTGGCGCGGCCACTCCGACACCGAAACCCTGCTGGCCTGCGTCAACGCCTGGGGCGTGCAGAAAACATTGGAAGCCAGCACAGGCATGTTCGCCCTGGCGCTTTGGGACAGGCAAACTAGGCAGCTGGTCCTGGCGCGCGATCGGATGGGTGAAAAGCCCTTGTACTGGGGCTGGCAAAACGACGTCTTGCTGTTTGGCTCAGAGCTCAAGGCCCTGCGTCAACACCCCGCCTTCCGGGCCAATATCGATCGCCAGGCTTTGGTTTCTTTCATGCGGCACGGCTATATCAGCGCCCCGCACAGCATCTATCAAGACGTGCACAAACTGCCGGCCGGCCACAGCCTGACGCTGGATCTGGCCGACCCCATCAAGGCGCGCACCGCCCAACCCATGCCCTACTGGTCAATGGCGCAAACCGTGGCGGCCGGCCTGCAGAACCCTTTCGAAGGTACCCGTGAAGAGGCCGTCGATGCACTGGAACAGCAGCTATCAGCCAGTGTGCGCAGCCAGATGCTGTCCGACGTACCCCTGGGCGCTTTCCTGAGCGGCGGCATAGACAGCAGCGCCATCGTGGCCTTGATGCAAACGCATAGCAGCCGCCCGGTGCGCACCTTCACCATAGGCTTTGACGACGAACGCTATAACGAAGCCCCGCATGCGGCGGCCATCGCCAGGCACCTGGGCACCGAGCACACCGAAATGATGGTGCAGCCCGGCGATGCGCTGGCCTTGATTCCCGCGCTGCCGCACACCTACGACGAACCCTTTGCCGACAGCTCGCAGATACCCACCATGCTGGTCAGCAAAATGACCCGCGCACACGTCACTGTGGCGCTCAGCGGCGATGGCGGCGACGAGCTGTTCGGCGGCTACAACACCTTTCGATTTGCGCCCGGCCTATGGCGGCGCATACAGCGCCTGCCCAAGCCCCTGCGCACGATGGCGGCGCCGCTGCTGGGCCGCCACGCCCCCAACGACAAGCTGCACAAGCTCTCGACCCTGCTGGCCAGCAACGACCAGCGCGACTTCTATCGCCAACTCAGCAGCCACTGGAGCGATCCGGGCCTGCTGGTGCGCAATGCATCTGAAGCCTCCACACCGCTGACGACGCCCGGCGCCTTGCCGCATACCGATAGTTTCGAGCACGAGATGATGGCCGCCAGCACCGTCATGTATATGCCCGACGACATCCTGGTCAAGGTAGACCGCGCCGCCATGGCATACAGCCTGGAGGTGCGCGTGCCCATGCTCGATCACCGCGTGGTCGAACTGGCCTGGCGCATGCCGCTGGACTGGAAGATACAGGCGGGCGAGGGCAAGTGGCCTTTGCGCCAGCTGCTGTACCGGCACGTGCCCCAGTCCATGATGGACAGGCCCAAGAAAGGCTTTTCCTTGCCACTGGCTGATTGGCTGCGCGGCCCCTTGCGCGAATGGGCCCAGGCCTTGCTGGATCCGGCCCGGCTGACGCGTGAAGGCTATTTGAATGCCGCGCCCATACAGCAGGCCTGGCGCCAGCACCTGTCTGGCCGGCGCGACCACTCGCAGCGGCTGTGGTGCGTTCTGACTTTTCAAGCCTGGCTACAGGATCAACAAGCATGA
- a CDS encoding glycosyltransferase translates to MSEVNGRLALFIPSLHGGGAERVMVSLANGLAAQGLDVDLVLARKEGVYLADVSPDVRIVSLNAPRTRQTLWPLVHYLRRERPATLVSAMNYVNIIASWACRISKVPTRLVLTEHANLSHLLSDSHRAMAWCLPWLMRPAYARADAIVAVSDGVAQDLARRLGCAPQRIHTRHNPIDTATVAAKSTEPLDHPWFTPGAPPVIIAAGRLSQEKDYPTLIDAFCRLRAQRPLRLAILGEGGERRALEIMIDGLECKDDILLAGFQNNPYAWMSRAAVFVMSSRWEGFGNVLVEAMACGTPVVSTACPSGPEEILEQGRWGRLAPVADPAALAQAIDQTLTDPHPPDVRLRAQDFSVDKAVEAYLPILLKGNLCVA, encoded by the coding sequence ATGTCTGAAGTTAACGGTCGACTGGCGCTGTTCATTCCCTCGCTGCACGGCGGCGGTGCGGAACGTGTCATGGTGTCGCTGGCCAATGGCCTGGCGGCCCAAGGGCTGGACGTGGACTTGGTGCTGGCCCGCAAAGAGGGGGTCTACCTGGCCGATGTCTCGCCCGACGTTCGCATCGTCAGTCTGAATGCGCCGCGTACGCGCCAGACCCTGTGGCCCTTGGTGCACTACCTGCGCCGGGAACGCCCAGCCACCCTGGTGTCGGCCATGAACTACGTCAATATCATCGCCAGCTGGGCATGCCGAATCTCCAAGGTTCCCACCCGCCTGGTCCTGACCGAACATGCCAACCTGAGCCATTTGCTATCGGACTCGCACCGGGCCATGGCGTGGTGCCTGCCCTGGCTGATGCGGCCCGCGTACGCGCGCGCCGACGCCATTGTCGCCGTCTCGGACGGGGTCGCCCAGGACTTGGCCCGGCGTCTGGGCTGCGCCCCGCAACGCATCCATACGCGCCACAACCCGATCGACACGGCAACCGTGGCGGCCAAGAGCACAGAACCCCTGGACCACCCCTGGTTCACCCCCGGTGCGCCGCCCGTAATCATCGCGGCGGGCCGGCTGAGCCAGGAGAAAGACTATCCCACCCTGATCGACGCCTTCTGCCGGCTGCGCGCGCAACGCCCGCTGCGGCTGGCCATACTTGGCGAAGGCGGGGAACGCCGCGCACTGGAAATCATGATCGACGGGCTGGAATGCAAAGACGACATTCTGTTAGCCGGCTTTCAGAACAACCCCTACGCCTGGATGAGCCGGGCCGCCGTCTTTGTGATGAGCTCGCGCTGGGAAGGCTTTGGCAACGTGCTGGTCGAGGCCATGGCCTGCGGCACGCCCGTGGTCAGCACCGCCTGCCCCAGCGGCCCCGAGGAGATCCTGGAGCAGGGGCGCTGGGGCAGGCTTGCGCCCGTGGCCGACCCTGCTGCCCTGGCACAAGCCATAGACCAGACCCTGACAGACCCGCACCCGCCCGACGTTCGACTGCGCGCCCAAGACTTCAGCGTCGACAAGGCTGTCGAAGCCTACTTGCCGATTTTGTTAAAAGGAAACCTATGTGTGGCTTGA
- a CDS encoding polysaccharide pyruvyl transferase family protein, producing MSHSPHAPQNGKAMKQTLFIGEYASRNVGDGIIKLAIEKLCREQGVAATFRDFYGGAPAAGAAQPGPAQPQAANSAPPKPSWPQRLWRSVLRIGWVNYAIALLCYVTRYRRIAAGYHVARYQQVVIGGGNLLMDNYLNFPLLILRIVQQCERHGVPVKLFSVGAGKHYSWLGRKITARVVQSKAVQCAACRDANSHDLIKSMVAPSAQHKILCSVDSGLYLSRDDVNTAAGNTVGLGVIAPSVLQAVIPEHPMADPRHALQWWDALIGELAQHVGAAHIELISNGSGVDNVFAYAIWQALSPKYPGLSVCTSITTPTELLQRVGSYKALAAYRMHATVSAMALDVPVVGFEWDPKVLQLFTYCGKREACIPLAEFTQHPVRDIVALLLRQTPTQLAPVRLGLERDFRHATHV from the coding sequence ATGAGCCATTCTCCCCATGCGCCGCAGAATGGCAAGGCCATGAAGCAGACACTGTTCATTGGCGAATACGCGTCCAGAAATGTGGGCGACGGCATCATCAAGCTGGCCATCGAAAAGCTGTGTCGCGAACAAGGCGTTGCGGCCACGTTTCGTGATTTCTATGGTGGCGCTCCCGCAGCGGGCGCCGCCCAGCCCGGCCCGGCCCAGCCGCAAGCCGCGAACTCAGCGCCGCCCAAGCCATCGTGGCCGCAACGCCTGTGGCGAAGCGTGCTGCGCATCGGCTGGGTCAACTACGCCATCGCGCTGCTGTGCTACGTCACCCGCTATCGCCGCATCGCGGCCGGCTATCACGTGGCGCGCTACCAGCAGGTGGTGATCGGCGGCGGCAACCTGCTGATGGACAACTACCTGAACTTTCCGCTGCTGATCCTGCGCATCGTGCAGCAGTGCGAGCGCCATGGCGTACCGGTCAAGCTGTTTTCGGTCGGCGCGGGTAAACACTACAGCTGGCTGGGGCGCAAGATCACGGCGCGTGTCGTGCAAAGCAAAGCCGTGCAATGCGCGGCCTGCCGCGACGCCAACAGCCATGACCTGATCAAAAGCATGGTCGCTCCTTCCGCCCAGCACAAAATCCTGTGCAGCGTGGACAGCGGTCTGTACCTGAGCCGCGACGATGTCAATACAGCCGCCGGCAATACCGTGGGCCTGGGCGTCATCGCCCCCTCCGTCCTGCAGGCCGTCATCCCCGAACACCCCATGGCCGACCCGCGCCATGCCCTGCAATGGTGGGATGCCCTGATCGGCGAGCTGGCCCAGCACGTCGGCGCCGCGCACATAGAGCTGATCTCCAACGGTTCGGGCGTGGATAACGTCTTTGCTTATGCCATCTGGCAGGCGCTGTCGCCCAAATACCCGGGGCTATCGGTGTGCACATCCATCACGACGCCCACGGAACTGTTGCAGCGCGTGGGCAGCTACAAAGCCCTGGCGGCCTATCGCATGCATGCAACCGTCAGCGCCATGGCGCTGGATGTGCCCGTCGTCGGCTTTGAGTGGGACCCCAAGGTTCTGCAGCTCTTCACCTACTGCGGCAAGCGCGAGGCCTGCATCCCGCTTGCTGAATTCACACAACATCCGGTGCGCGATATCGTCGCCCTGCTGCTGCGTCAGACCCCGACGCAGCTGGCGCCTGTACGCCTGGGACTGGAACGGGATTTTCGTCATGCAACCCATGTCTGA
- a CDS encoding lipopolysaccharide biosynthesis protein gives MSTLGKQVGHGIAWNLANMVVSRGASVVFTLFLARFLTPDAFGLMAMIAICYALADVLMVSGFGQAIIRQKNLEDVDLSTAFVTNLVFSVLLYLALYLAAPWVARFYEQAELIPLIRVIGLVLFINAFKVVQLALLNRDMNFKSLMHINSAATIVAGTIAVLMAYAGLGVWSLVGQFMISAAVSTGLLWITGSWRANLGFSTASFKRMFGFGSKLTLESSLNVLYENSYVLVIGRVFSAEATGLYYFAKRIRDLVVDQLNAAVQQATYPAMSQLQDELAGLRTMYRLVLQLLFFITAPALLLVAVLAEPLFQIAFDPRWIQAVPYLQLLCIAGILLPIHTVNFNMLKVRGRTDLVLYTGITKKAIHLALLAASIPFGLIGIVTGQILAVALSSLYYMHCSATQIGYTWGAQLRDMFEPIIVATLAAGATAWLMHVLALNTGLHAVAGALCFALLYLVLSHIGRVAGYIFLRKKLHAWRHRNASNIPETQT, from the coding sequence GTGAGCACCCTGGGCAAACAAGTCGGTCATGGCATAGCCTGGAATCTGGCCAATATGGTGGTCAGCCGAGGCGCCTCGGTGGTGTTCACACTATTCCTGGCGCGCTTCCTGACGCCCGATGCCTTCGGCCTGATGGCCATGATCGCCATTTGCTACGCCTTGGCCGACGTTTTGATGGTCTCGGGTTTCGGTCAGGCCATCATTCGGCAAAAAAACCTCGAAGACGTAGACCTGTCGACAGCCTTTGTAACCAACCTGGTCTTCAGCGTGCTCCTTTATCTGGCGCTGTATCTGGCCGCGCCCTGGGTGGCCCGCTTCTACGAACAGGCGGAACTGATTCCGCTGATACGCGTCATTGGGCTCGTGCTGTTCATCAATGCCTTCAAGGTCGTGCAGCTGGCGCTGCTCAACCGTGACATGAACTTCAAGTCGCTGATGCACATCAACTCGGCCGCCACCATTGTTGCGGGCACGATCGCCGTGCTGATGGCCTATGCCGGCCTGGGCGTGTGGAGCCTGGTCGGGCAGTTCATGATCTCGGCCGCCGTATCCACCGGCCTGCTGTGGATCACCGGCAGTTGGCGAGCCAACCTGGGCTTCAGCACAGCGTCGTTCAAGCGCATGTTCGGCTTTGGTTCCAAGCTCACGCTGGAAAGCTCCTTGAACGTGCTGTATGAAAACTCTTATGTGCTGGTCATAGGCCGCGTCTTCAGCGCCGAAGCAACCGGCCTGTATTACTTTGCCAAGCGCATACGCGACCTGGTCGTCGATCAGCTCAACGCCGCGGTCCAGCAAGCCACCTACCCGGCCATGTCGCAACTGCAGGACGAGCTGGCCGGCCTGCGCACCATGTACCGTCTGGTGTTACAGCTTTTGTTCTTCATTACGGCGCCGGCCTTGTTGCTGGTGGCCGTGCTGGCAGAGCCCTTGTTCCAGATCGCGTTTGATCCGCGCTGGATCCAGGCCGTGCCTTATTTGCAGCTGCTGTGCATCGCCGGCATATTGCTGCCCATCCACACCGTCAACTTCAATATGCTCAAGGTGCGCGGCAGAACCGACCTGGTCCTGTACACCGGCATCACCAAGAAAGCCATACACCTGGCGCTGCTGGCCGCATCCATTCCTTTTGGGCTTATCGGCATTGTGACGGGCCAGATCCTGGCCGTGGCGCTGTCCAGCCTGTACTACATGCACTGCTCCGCCACCCAAATAGGCTACACCTGGGGCGCTCAGCTGCGCGACATGTTCGAACCCATTATCGTGGCGACCCTGGCGGCCGGCGCCACCGCCTGGCTGATGCACGTACTTGCCCTGAACACCGGCCTGCATGCAGTGGCCGGCGCGCTCTGCTTCGCCCTGCTTTATCTTGTGCTCAGCCACATCGGCCGCGTTGCCGGCTACATATTCCTGCGCAAAAAGCTGCACGCCTGGCGCCACCGCAATGCCAGCAACATTCCGGAGACCCAGACATGA